A window of Steroidobacteraceae bacterium genomic DNA:
GCCATACTCCATCAAAACGTAGTTCGCGACCCACACGGGCACCGCAGCGCCGGTCAGCGGGTGGATCACCGTCATCCCGGTCGGCAGGCCTTTCTTCTCCTGCGTGGCGACGTCGGCTTCCATGGTGCTGCCGCGACGGCACTCGTCGATGAAAGCGCCGAGCTTCGCATCGCGCCGCCCGGCAGCCTGGGCCAGCGGATGCTCGGCGGCGACCGCCATGAAGGTAACGCCAAACAGCGTATCGGCTCGCGTCGTAAAGACCTTCAGCACCCCCGGGCCGCCCATCAGCGCCGCGGTGTCGGCGCTGTAGGCGAAATCGACGTCGCAACCCGCGCTGCGGCCGATCCAGTTGGCCTGCATCGCGCGCACCCGCTCGGGCCATTCGGGTAGTTGATCGAGATGCGCGAGCAACTCATCGGCATAGCGCGTGATATTGAGGTAGTACATCGGGATTTCGCGCTTCTCGATGAGCGCACCCGTTCGCCAGCCGCGTCCGTCGATCACCTGCTCGTTGGCGAGCACGGTTTGATCAACCGGGTCCCAGTTGACGGTGCCCGTTTTCTGGTAGGCGATGCCGCGCTCCCGCATGCGCAGGAAAAGCCACTGGTTCCACCGATAGTATTCGGGATCACAGGTTGCCAGTTCGCGGCTCCAGTCGATCGCAAAACCGAGCGCCTGCAGTTGTCCCTTCATGTGCGCGATGTTGTCGCGGGTCCACTTGGCGGGCGGTACGGAATTTGCGATCGCGGCGTTCTCGGCGGGCAGGCCGAAAGCATCCCAACCCATGGGTTGCAGAACATTCCTGCCCTGCATGCGCGCATAGCGCGCCAGCGCATCGCCGATGCTGTAGTTACGCACATGCCCCATGTGCAACCTGCCCGAGGGATACGGGAACATGGACAAGCAATAGAACTTCTCGCGTTCGGGGTCTTCGGTCACCTCGAAGCTGTGTTGCTCCCGCCAATAGCCCTGCGCGGCCGCCTCCACGACCGCCGGTTCATAACGTTCCTGCATGCCAGATTGCGCCTGAAGAATGTTGGGTCCAGATACTCGCGCAAGGATACACGAGGCGCGGCTCAATCGCGGCCGGTGGCAGGCTAACCCGAGCGCAGGATGATCCAGGCACCGAGCCTCGCTCGGCAATCCACTCCAAGACCGGCCGCACACTCGATCGTCCCGAGCCCGCTTGCCGCGAGTGCCGACAGCATGTGTGTACGCGAGCCAAAGCGCAGGGCGAGGCCAGCCAGGCGCTCGTCGCACCCGTCCGCGGGTCGCGGCCCGGCGCTGCCGGCGGGCAGATCGCCCGCGCCGTAGATCTCGATCGCCCCGCGCGCGAGCGCGAGCCGCAATGCCTTTCCGGCCGGCTGCGGCTCAATCGCGAGCAGACGGGCATAGTGCTGCGCCGTGGCCGCCGGATCATCGCTCGCCAGGAGGAGCGCGTCGACATCCATGGCGCTGTTCGCGTGGTGCATGACGGCGCTCTGGTAGACGAGCTCGGGGCATTCATTGCGCACCCAGCACACGAGGCCGGCGGGCGATTCCTTCGCCGGCAGCATGAACCAGCTGAAACGCGCCTGGCCATGGTGATCGCCATAGCCGATATCGCGCGCGGCAAAAGCGAGCGGTGTCGGATGCAGGCCCATGCGCTGAAGCCGCGCATGCTCCGCCTGCAGATCGGGGGGCGCCAAGGCGAGTATC
This region includes:
- a CDS encoding VOC family protein yields the protein MTTLDHLGFTGPRLEVLRDEFRALGFSPTSPEPLLARAVDSGEVRSLGQTSCHIVLQHSYIELSSVASEDPAHHLAPWQPRRSGIKILALAPPDLQAEHARLQRMGLHPTPLAFAARDIGYGDHHGQARFSWFMLPAKESPAGLVCWVRNECPELVYQSAVMHHANSAMDVDALLLASDDPAATAQHYARLLAIEPQPAGKALRLALARGAIEIYGAGDLPAGSAGPRPADGCDERLAGLALRFGSRTHMLSALAASGLGTIECAAGLGVDCRARLGAWIILRSG